In Arachis hypogaea cultivar Tifrunner chromosome 17, arahy.Tifrunner.gnm2.J5K5, whole genome shotgun sequence, a single window of DNA contains:
- the LOC112767415 gene encoding LOB domain-containing protein 21-like, whose protein sequence is MTHPHTFLVMKKSGGGIMKGYEPRSSSSCAACKFLKRRCIPNCIFAPYFRSDECKKFAKVHKVFGASNVSKILVEVPEDQREDTVNSLAYEAEARLRDPVYGCIGAIALLQRKMLELQHDLAIAKDRLARYSAVAATADATSLITSSSSSSDNIFHFNNSQVSLPPFPEFPSSSDFNDTAAFCHASSSSSQSFPRHDTTVVDDFIQIPYIF, encoded by the coding sequence atgacACATCCACATACATTTCTTGTTATGAAAAAATCAGGAGGAGGCATCATGAAGGGTTACGAGCCACGTTCAAGTTCGTCTTGTGCGGCCTGCAAATTCTTGAAGAGAAGGTGCATACCTAACTGCATATTCGCCCCTTACTTTCGCTCCGACGAGTGCAAGAAATTCGCCAAAGTTCACAAGGTCTTCGGCGCCAGCAATGTCAGCAAGATCCTCGTCGAGGTCCCCGAGGACCAGCGGGAAGACACCGTCAACTCCCTCGCCTACGAGGCCGAGGCCCGCCTCCGCGACCCTGTTTACGGCTGCATTGGCGCCATTGCTCTCCTTCAGAGGAAAATGCTCGAGCTTCAGCACGATCTCGCCATTGCCAAGGATCGTCTTGCTCGCTATTCTGCTGTTGCTGCTACTGCTGATGCTACTTCTCTTattacttcttcctcttcttcctccgatAACATCTTTCATTTCAATAATTCTCAAGTTTCCTTGCCTCCTTTCCCTGAATTCCCTTCTTCCTCTGATTTCAATGACACTGCTGCTTTCTGCCacgcctcttcttcttcctctcaatCCTTTCCCAGACACGACACCACTGTAGTCGACGATTTCATTCAAATTCCATATATATTTTAG